The Candidatus Zixiibacteriota bacterium genomic interval GGCGGCAATGTCCAGAATCTCATCCCCGTTGACGTCAACGCACACAACTCCCACGGTGCCGTCGCCGGCGGGGCAATTGGTCAGCGAAAGAAAAGTACCATCCCCCCGGTTAAAGGCGGTGGAGATATTGTTGGCGTTACCGTTGCAAATTATTACATCCAGCCAACCGTCCTCATCGAGGTCCATCGTGGTCACCGCCTGTGGATAAAGAAGCGAATAGTTCCCCCCATAGCGCACAAGGGGAGAAAACGTTCCTCCACCCTGGTTGAGATGCACTCCGAAACTGTACGAGTATTCAGTCAGAACGATATCCTCGAGCCCATCGTTGTCGATATCCGCCAGATGAATCCGGTCAGGGCTGGACCCGTGGGAATAGGTGCTGGGATAAACTACCGGAGCGCCCGAAAACGCTCCTGACCCGTTGTTGGCCATAAGGCACACGTAGTTGAGAGCGTAAATTATGAGGTCCGTATCCCCGTCCTCATCATAATCGAAAGGCAACATCGCCCCCGGATGGTAAGAACCCGGCGCATAGTCGGTCCGGGCGAAAGTGGAATCGCCGTTGTTAAGAAGAATCGAAAAGTCATAATCCAGCCCGCTGATCAAAGCAAGGTCATTTAGATTGTCCCCGTTGAAATCAGCGGTACATAACCCCGTGACCTGCCTTCCAACTGAGTGGAACGTTATATGCGGAAAGGCGCCTGTACCGTCATTCCACAGCACACCCACATTGTTTGCCTCGTGATTACCGCTGGCCAGGTCAATCCAGCCATTGTTGTCCAGATCGACAGCTACAAGGTCATAGGCCTGATTTATCGGTCCGTAACTGGCCGATTCGCTCAGATTCCCCTCGCCATCGTTTTCCATTATGACAATCCGGTTCTCACCGCGCAAAGACACCGCTACCTCAATATCACCATCGTTGTCGAAATCGGCGGCTTCCGCCGAAAAGAGATACTGCCCCACCACATATCTGTCCCCGGGGCCGATAGTGCCGTCACCATAGTTGAAATGAACTGCAAAACTGCTGTCATAATTATCATAGTTGGTGACAATAATGTCCTCCAAGCCATCCCCATCAAGATCCGCTAAAATAACCTGATATGGCTGCGTCAGAGTGTGGTAAGAAAGCTCGGTAGTGAATTGTTGTTCAAAGGCCCAGATGGAAGGAGACAGGGCCATGATCAAAACGAGTAGAAACGCCTTGGAAAGTCGCATGTGTACCCCATGTTGTTAAGTTGCAGTCGTGTTGTATGGATAAATATAGATATTTTGTCCTGTTTGTCAAAATCTTAGCGCTTCTTTTTAGAAAATTCTAAGCAGCTATGTGTCTGGTCACATACGCATGTGTCTCAGATGTGAACATATGAATTTCCGCAGTGTCGCCTGTGTGCTTAATCTTTCGATATTTCCCGAGACTGTGCGTATTGTTTGCAAAGAGAGTTCTCTCCAATATTATTCAAGCAGGAGGTTTGAGGTGGCTACCTTTATGCTCATGACAAAGCTCTCCCCCGATATCACAGCTAAGATGAAAGACAGAGCAAAAATCGGGCGCGCCTGGCTGGACAAAGTCAAGGAGAAGTGCCCCGAAGTGAAGTTCCTGGCTCACTATGGTCTACTCGGACCATTTGATTTCGTGGATATCTATGAGGCTCCCAATGCCGAGACGGCGGCCAAAGTCTCCATGATCAGCCTCGCCAATGGAGCGCTACAGGCGGAAAGCTGGATGGCGATTCCGTACAAGACTATCGTGGATTTGGCCGCGGAGATCGAATAGTAGGCCGAGGGCCATAACCGGCTGTTAAATAACGAGATAAAGAAGCGTGTGGCGGGGAGCCATCCGAGTTTTGCTTTGACAAAAAGCTTTTCTTTGCTTAAATTATATGACATAGACTCAAGTACCCACGGGAGAACAGCGTCATACTCAGAACCTCACAAAAGTTATATTCGCGTAAGACATTACTATTAGGTGCGAGCCCGCTCAGTTGATAAAATGATTCAGAGTTTTTGACGATACAAGCAGTAAGCCGTAATTTCATAAATAGCGATAGTGGATTAAAGCGCAAACGAGAATAGCAGATTTAGCATAACCTCAGGGAAAGTCTCAGGCCTTGGGGGATGAAAGGAAATTCGCATGTTACTACCGTCGGCACCATCAGACAAAAACAAAACACCTCTTTCACTGCTCACCATTGCCATCCTGTTACTGATTTTTCTCATTGCTCCGGCCATACAGGCACAATTGACCCAGGAGGATATTGACGCGCTCCGCGAGCGAGGCAAAGAGGAAGGCTGGACTTTTACGGTCGGTCTGTGCGAGGCTAACACCAAATACTCTCTTGAAGAACTCTGTGGCTTCAACAGGCCGGATAACTGGTACGACATGGCCCCGCATACAACCTTTACTTCTCTTTCGACCATGGCCGCTCCGACATTATGGGATTGGCGCGAATACGATGGCGTTTCCGCTATAAAGAATCAGGGCAACTGCGGAAGTTGCTGGGCGTTTGGGACTCTGGCACCACTTGAGTGTGCCATCAAAATCCGTGATGGCATTTCCGTTGACTTAGCCGAACAGTGGCTGCTAAGCTGCAACAAGGATGGCTGGGACTGCGATGGTGGCTTTTTTGCCCATGATTATCTCGTGAGCAAAAATGACCTGTGCCGCCAGACCGGTGCCGTTATGGAAAGCGACTTTCCGTATGCCGCGACCGAACTACCGTGCGAGTGCCCCTATGAACGCCATTACTGGATAGACAGCTGGGCTTATATCGGCAACAGCTATACCGTGCCGGCCACCGAAGATATCAAACAGGCCGTTATGACCTACGGCCCGGTCTCGGTGGGCGTATTCGTTAACGACGCCTGGTACGGCTATTCGGGAGGAATCTTCAACGCCTGCGAAGTCGGCAACACCAATCACGCTGTCGCGATAGTTGGATGGGACGACAATTTTCAGGGTTCCGGAGTGGGCGTGTGGATCGTCAAGAATTCCTGGGGTGCCGATTGGGGCGATGATGGTTTTATCTACATGCCTTATGGGTGCTCGCTGATAGGCGAAGGCGCTTGTTACATCGAATTCGATCTCCCCGGATTCTTCTTCTGGGCCGATACAACCTTCGGTTGGGCTCCGGTCGATGTCAATTTCGAGGCCTACTCCCCCCTCACCGTCGATAGCTGGCACTGGGATTTCGGTGACGGAACAACCGCCGATGTTCAGATTCCCCCTACCCACACATATACCGAAAACGGCTCCTATGATGTGTCGCTTCAGGCGGTCATCGGAGGCGAGACTCGAACCATTACCAAGCCGGTGTATGTGATCGCGGTGGCCGATACCATTCGCGGCGACAACGTAACAACTGACCCGGATACAGATGTGGAATTTGTCGTCTACGCCAATAATTCCGCGCCCATCCAGTATCTCAAAATACCGGTAGAATTCGGTAACACTTTTGGAATGACATATGACTCGTTCTCTACGGCCGGGTGCCGCACGGACTACTTCTATAGGCAGGATTATCTCCATTACGATATCTGGTTTGGCAAGCGCCTGACACTGCGTCTTCAGACCGATCCGACTGCCGAACCCGACCTAGCTCCCGGTGAGGGCCCTATCGTTAAGCTGTACTTCTCTGTGCCATCCACCGCCCCCATTGGCTCTTTGGCCACTATCCAGCTCGATGGTTACGACATTTATTTGCCCGCCTACTACGGCGAGTATGCCGACTACCAAGTACCTGCCTACAATGGCACTGTCACGGTAGGGGCAGCGGGATGTTGCGCGACCGTTGGCGACATCAATCACGACGGCAGCATTGACCCGCTCGATGTCACCTATTTCGTTGACTGGATATGGAAAGGCGGTGCGGACATACCGTGTCTTGACGAAGCCGATTCCAACGGCGATAGTGAAGTCGATCCGCTCGATTTGACCTATCTCGTCGCCTACATCTGGCAGAGCGGTCCGCCTCCAGTTGGTTGTCCGTAGATACTCTGAGCACTGGCTCAGTATGGGATTCGGTGCTCCTCCCGCATAAGCTGTACTCCGGCTTGACCGTCAAGCCGGAGTCATTTTTTATTGTGTATAGGCTAAACCCCTGTTATTTTGTAAAATCTTTATGACCAGCGATAACAGTGACTGAATCTAAGAAAGGCTTAAGGATTTCGTATGAGTAAGAATTTTGCGCTGACCGGGGCTTCGGGATATATCGCGCCGCGGCATCTAAGAGCCATAAAGGAAACCGGCAATAGACTAATCGCCGCCCTTGACCCCCATGACTCGGCGGGTGTTATCGATGGCTATTTCGACGATGCTGTTTTTTTCACCGAATTTGAACGTTTTGACAGGCATATCGAGAAACTACGCCGACTCAACGGCGTTAACTCTATTGACTATGTCAGCATCTGCTCACCGAACTACCTCCACGACGCCCACGCCCGGTTTGCCCTGAGGATCGGCGCCGATGTCATTTGCGAAAAACCGCTTGTGCTCAATCCATGGAATATCGATGCCCTCGCGGAACTGGAACGCGAAAGCGGCAAAAACATATACACTGTGTTGCAGCTTCGAGTCCACCCATCCTTGATTGCCCTGCACGATAATATCCACAAAGAGAAAATCAAGACCAAGAAAGATATCAACCTCACCTATATAACATCGAGAGGCCCCTGGTATCTGGTTTCGTGGAAAGGGCACCTGGATCGCTCCGGAGGTCTTGCTACCAACATCGGTATCCATTTCTTCGATCTCCTGATGTGGCTCTTCGGAGACGTGGAGAAATCGGAAGTCTATTTGTCAGAACCGACCAAGACCTCGGGGTTTCTCGAGTTAAAAAATGCCAGAGTGAAGTGGTTTCTATCGATTGACAAGAACGACCTCCCCGCGGAGTCGCTGCAGAAAGGTCAGCGCACCTTCAGATCGATCACCATCGATAACGAAGCAATAGAATTCTCGGACGGTTTCACCGACCTGCACACGATCGTCTACCGCGAGACACTCGCCGGTCATGGTTTTGGTCTCGACGACGCCAGGCCATCGATTGAACTGGTGCACGGCATCAGAAACGCGAAGGTTGTACCAATCGGAGATGACGCTCATCCGGCTCTACAGAAATAGCTCCCATTTACGTACAATCTATGGTCCCTGTGAACAGGAATGGTCATGCTGGATACCACTATCGAACAGTTAAAAGACCGGATCAAACAGTCCCGGCTGAAGGAAATTCTCTCCGATGAGCTCAGCAGCCTGCTTTCCGAGAAACCGCCGGGCGTTTCTGTCGATGAGTTTATTACGGCCGCAGCTGTCCTGATCCTCAAAGAACTAAAAGGGGAACTGACATCATCTCAGCCGGGCTCTGCGAATCCCTTCCCCTCGGACATCGACTGCGAGACAATCATTAACGGTCTGCTGATCGGCATGCGGCGGGATATCCTCGAAAGCAACCTTCAAATGGTCAAGGCGCTCGGCTCCGCTATTGCCGAGCGGGATTTTGGCACGAGCGAACACAACCTCCGGGTAACCATCTACGCCATTCACCTCGCCGAACAACTCGATCTGGGAGACAATCAGATTCAAGCCCTGATAAAGGGCTCCTTCCTTCACGATATTGGCAAAATTGGCCTGCGGGACAATACCCTTCTCAAGAAAGGGCAACTATCGGATGACGAATTCGAAACCGTGAAAAAACACGTCCTTCTCGGCACCAGGATCATTCAGGGGGTACGGTGGCTCGAAGACGCCGCCAGTGTCGTACAGTATCATCATGAACGCTGGGATGGCTCAGGATATGTCGAAGGACTGAAGGGTGAGGCCATCCCTCTTGTGGCCCGCATCTTCACGATTGCGGATGTCTTCGATGCCCTCGTTTCAGAACGAACCTACAAGCAGGCACTGCCTATCGACGAGGCCATTCGCGCGATGCACAAGGACAAGGGAAAACGCTTTGACCCGAATTTACTTGACGCCTTCCTGAGAATTTCCCGCGACTCCTACACCGAAGTCGTAAGTATGAACAGGTTCGGGTTGGAAGATACCCTGCTAAAAGCGATCAATCGCTACTTTCACTTCAGCGCGACAGTTGATGAACTCCGGAGCAGCTTCGGGTCAAAAAGCGAGCAACAGGGCTAATATTTCTTAAAAAGCTTCGCCAGAAACCGATGAAACCGATGAATGCCGGTTACCGGCTCGGCATACATCAATATACATTTGTCCCGTACCACCGATATTCCGCTTCTCTGAGCTCGGCTCGCCGCTAACGAAAAATCCGCTCCCTGCTGAAACCAGAGTTTCAACACACCGGCCTTTTCGGCCTGCTCCACCACATCAAGCGCCTTTTCCGGCTTGACCACCACCACGGCTGCGTCCACCTTGCCTCGAAGGTCAGTCAGAGAACCAAAACAGCGGTCACCATCGAATGTCCTGAGATTCGGATTTACGGGATAAACGGAGTACTTGTTTTTCTTCAGGGTCCTGAAGACCGAAGTCCCGAACTTGATGCGGGAAGATGATACTCCCACGACCGCTATGCCTCGAGCATTGAGAAAACTGCGAATGTTGTCATCCATAACGCCTTAAGTATAATCGCGCTCACACGGAAAAGAAATAGGCTTTATCGACTTTATGCTTCGCCAGAATCCTGTCAACCAGTCCCACACCCGCTAGAATCATACCAGCAAAAATCAACAAGTACAAACTCTCTCCAAACCCCAGTATCCATCCTGTCATGCCGCTGAAAGCCGAGGTGTCTGGAAAAACCTTGCCGAAAGAAACTGAACTGAAACCCTGAAGTAACGCTTTAATATCAACGAAGTACCATATTGCCAGTAGACACGATACTGCACCTAAAAGGCTATAGATGATGACCCAGGGGTTGGTTGCGGTTGACGGACTCTCCGAGGCTCTGATCCGGCTCATGATCCGGGCCGCGAAATCGTTCGGCAGAGAAACTTCATCTTCTTTCTTCAAAACTGAATAGAGTCGCCTGTAGTCATTCAGTACGCCCCGGCAGACCTCACAGGACTGCAGATGTTCAAACTCATTTTCGCTCAGTGCGCTTGCCTGCTGGTCCAAATACTTCTGTATCTTTATCTCAGAAAGGTGTTCTATTGACATAAATCCTCCTGGCTATACTTAACCATAAGCCTGTCTTTCAAAAGTTTCCGGGCACGAAAAAGGTGACTTTTGACCGTGCCGTCAGGAAGCCTCGTTATATCGGAAATCTCCTTATACGACAAATCCTCAAGGTGATACAGCGCCAGAATCATCCTATACTGGGCTGGCAACCCAGCAATCTCACTGCGTATTATATCACCCAAAACGGCTGCCTCTGCCTTCTCGTAGGGCGAACTGTCTTCCGATGCCACCCTCTCCATTGGCGACTCATCAGCCATCACATCGTCATAAAGAGGCACTTTTTTCTTCTCCAGATAGTTCACACAGGTGTTGTAGGCAATTGTCGCAATCCAAGTCGACAGTTTGGAATTAAAGCTAAAGGAAGCCAACTTCCGGTAAACCTTCACGAAAACATCCTGACAAACATCCTCCCGGTCCGACCGGTTCTCCACCATGCGAAAGACTATGTGCGCCACCAGCTTCTGGTGTTGCTCAATGATGGCCTGAAAAAGGTCGGTGTCCCCCGCCAGAATGCTGGCGACAAGCTGCCTCGACTCCTCATGATCTTCCATATCTCCTTTATATACGACAGTTATGACCGAAAGATGTTTCAAACTTTGACCGCCATAGCTGAAACAAATGCCTGCCTATGCCTGTCTGATGAAATGAAAGGTAGAATAATCAAACAAAGGAGAATAGACATGTACGATGTTTTGATGGCCGTGGCTGTATTTTCGGGGATAGCTTTGGTTTTCAAGGTTATAGCTGATGCTATGACTCGTAACAAACTGATTAACAAAGGCTTAGTCGACGAAAACGTTAAGTTCCTCTTTTCGAAGGGGTTTATTGACACTCATCCCCTTTCAAACGTGAAGTGGGGCCTCGTTCTGGTCGGACTTGGTTTGGCCCTGCTTATCAAGCAATTTGCCCCGTTCTATATGCGCGATGAAAGCGTGTTGGGGCTGATGTTCTTGTTTGCGGGTATCGCCTTCCTGATCTATTACGGTGTCTCCAAAAACCGAGTAACCGGTGGAAGTGGAAAAGAAAAAGGGTTGTAAGAACAACCCTCTCTTGACATACAGGACCACTCACTACGACCCCTGTCCCCCAACGGCAGGGGTATCTTTTTGCGCCGCGGACTAGTTTTTGATCCCCCATGCGTCCAGAAGGAAGGCATATTCAAAAGCCGTCCGGCGGTATCTGTCATATCGGCCCGATTCCCCGAAATGACCCGCCCCCATGTTTGTCCTCAGCAGCAAACGATTGTTATCAGTCTTAACGGCTCGAAGCTTGGCTGTCCACTTGGCAGGCTCCCAGTACTGCACCCTGGCATCGTTGAGACCCGCCGTCACGAGCATGTTCGGATATTCCTGCGCCTTGACGTTGTCATAGGGAGAATAGGTCATCATATAATCAAAATAGTCTTCTTCATTCGGGTTACCCCATTCCTCGTACTCGATTACCGTCAGCGGAATCGATGGATCCAGCATCGTATTTATAACATCCACGAACGGTACGGCCCCCACCATGGCCTTGAACAAATCAGGACGCATGTTCGCGACAGCGCCGATGAGCAGCCCGCCCGCGCTCACCCCCTCGGCGGCAAGTTTGTCGGGAGAGGTAAGCCCTTGCTCGACCAGATATTCCGCGCAGGCAATGAAATCGCTGAAAGTGTTTCTCTTGTCAAAAAGACGACCCTCTTCATACCAGTAGCGGCCCATTTCAGATCCGCCGCGCACATGGGCAATCGCGTAGATCACTCCTCGATCGAGCAGGCTGATCAACTCCATCTCAAAGTTCGGTTCCGATGTCAATCCGTATGCGCCGTATCCGTAAAGCAGGAGCGGATTGGGTGTGCCCTTTCGAGCGCCCTTCTTATAAACGATGGAAATCGGTACCATCGCCCCGTCCGGCGCCGGGGCAAAAAGCCTCTCCGTTGTGTACTGCGTTTTGTCATATCCCCCGAGCACTTCATACTCTTTTTTAACCTCAAGCGAACGACCAGCCATGTCGTAATCATATACCGCCTTTGGCGAAATCAAAGATGTATACGTAAACCGGACCACGTTGGAGTTATACACCTTGTTCTCATGTTTCCGGAGAGTGTAAACGGTTTCCGGCAACTCTATGAAATGGGATTCCCCCGATTTCAGCTCCAAAACCCGCATCTGTTTCAGACCGTCCTTCCTCTCATAGAGCACGAGGAAATTTGCGAATGCGTCGAGGTCAGCTATCATCACCGAGTCGTTGTGCCCGATAAATTCTTTCCAGTTCTTTTCCTGCGGGTCCTTGACCGGCGCGGTCAACACCTTGAAATTGGGAGCATTCTCATTGGTTCTTATCAAAAACCGGTCGTCCAGATGATACACCATGTACTCAACCCGAGATTTCCGAGGCGATATTAGTTGGAAGTCGCCTTCGGGTTTGTCGGCATCCAGGTACCAAATTTCCGTGGTGGTGTTACTCTCGAGCTTCATCAGCACGTACTCGTCGCTCTTGGTTTTCGACAGATACATCTCGTATGCCAGGTCTTTCTCTTCGTAAATGATGTCATCGTCCCGGTAGTCCGTTCCCAGCCTGTGACGATAGAGACGATAAGGTCTGACGATTTCATCCAAGGTGGTATAAAAGAGAGTCTTGCTGTCGTTGCCCCATTCCAGCGAATAGAACGTGTTCGGTATCTCATCGGGTAGCACCAATCCTGTCTGAAGGTCTTTGAAGTAGATCGTAAAAGCCTCCGCCCCGACAGTATCGACCGAGTAGGCCAGAATTCTTCCGTTGGGGGTAACCTCCCAGGTTCCGACATCAAAGTACGCGTGTCCTTCGGCCAAACGGTTCTCGTCGAGCATGATCTCTTCGCGGGCATCTTTCGAGTCTTTTTTGCGACAGAGGATTGGGTACTGCCTGCCCTCCTCCGTGCGTTCGTAATACCAGTAATTACCGTCCTTTTCCGGGATCGTCTGGTCAGTCTCCTTCAGCCGGGCGAGAAACTCGTTATACAATTTCCGCTGTAAGTCTTCGGTATGTTTCATCATTTGAGCGGTATACTCATTCTCCGCTTCAAGGTAACGCATGACGGCTGGATTGCCCCGCTCCCGAAGCCAGTGATAATTATCCTCAAGCGTTACGCCATGAATTGTCGTGAAATACGGCTCAATTTGGGCTGCCGGAGGCGTGGGCCGTCGCTGCTGAATGCACGACGAGACAACCGGCAGGAAAACAAGAAACACCGCCAGTGGCCGGATTCTGGAAAAGGACATCGAATATCTCCTTAGAGGTCAATTTGTGTTCCTGTAAAGGTAAAT includes:
- a CDS encoding S9 family peptidase, coding for MSFSRIRPLAVFLVFLPVVSSCIQQRRPTPPAAQIEPYFTTIHGVTLEDNYHWLRERGNPAVMRYLEAENEYTAQMMKHTEDLQRKLYNEFLARLKETDQTIPEKDGNYWYYERTEEGRQYPILCRKKDSKDAREEIMLDENRLAEGHAYFDVGTWEVTPNGRILAYSVDTVGAEAFTIYFKDLQTGLVLPDEIPNTFYSLEWGNDSKTLFYTTLDEIVRPYRLYRHRLGTDYRDDDIIYEEKDLAYEMYLSKTKSDEYVLMKLESNTTTEIWYLDADKPEGDFQLISPRKSRVEYMVYHLDDRFLIRTNENAPNFKVLTAPVKDPQEKNWKEFIGHNDSVMIADLDAFANFLVLYERKDGLKQMRVLELKSGESHFIELPETVYTLRKHENKVYNSNVVRFTYTSLISPKAVYDYDMAGRSLEVKKEYEVLGGYDKTQYTTERLFAPAPDGAMVPISIVYKKGARKGTPNPLLLYGYGAYGLTSEPNFEMELISLLDRGVIYAIAHVRGGSEMGRYWYEEGRLFDKRNTFSDFIACAEYLVEQGLTSPDKLAAEGVSAGGLLIGAVANMRPDLFKAMVGAVPFVDVINTMLDPSIPLTVIEYEEWGNPNEEDYFDYMMTYSPYDNVKAQEYPNMLVTAGLNDARVQYWEPAKWTAKLRAVKTDNNRLLLRTNMGAGHFGESGRYDRYRRTAFEYAFLLDAWGIKN
- a CDS encoding GYD domain-containing protein; translation: MATFMLMTKLSPDITAKMKDRAKIGRAWLDKVKEKCPEVKFLAHYGLLGPFDFVDIYEAPNAETAAKVSMISLANGALQAESWMAIPYKTIVDLAAEIE
- a CDS encoding CoA-binding protein, with the translated sequence MDDNIRSFLNARGIAVVGVSSSRIKFGTSVFRTLKKNKYSVYPVNPNLRTFDGDRCFGSLTDLRGKVDAAVVVVKPEKALDVVEQAEKAGVLKLWFQQGADFSLAASRAQRSGISVVRDKCILMYAEPVTGIHRFHRFLAKLFKKY
- a CDS encoding DUF6249 domain-containing protein — its product is MYDVLMAVAVFSGIALVFKVIADAMTRNKLINKGLVDENVKFLFSKGFIDTHPLSNVKWGLVLVGLGLALLIKQFAPFYMRDESVLGLMFLFAGIAFLIYYGVSKNRVTGGSGKEKGL
- a CDS encoding sigma-70 family RNA polymerase sigma factor, translating into MEDHEESRQLVASILAGDTDLFQAIIEQHQKLVAHIVFRMVENRSDREDVCQDVFVKVYRKLASFSFNSKLSTWIATIAYNTCVNYLEKKKVPLYDDVMADESPMERVASEDSSPYEKAEAAVLGDIIRSEIAGLPAQYRMILALYHLEDLSYKEISDITRLPDGTVKSHLFRARKLLKDRLMVKYSQEDLCQ
- a CDS encoding Gfo/Idh/MocA family oxidoreductase; the encoded protein is MSKNFALTGASGYIAPRHLRAIKETGNRLIAALDPHDSAGVIDGYFDDAVFFTEFERFDRHIEKLRRLNGVNSIDYVSICSPNYLHDAHARFALRIGADVICEKPLVLNPWNIDALAELERESGKNIYTVLQLRVHPSLIALHDNIHKEKIKTKKDINLTYITSRGPWYLVSWKGHLDRSGGLATNIGIHFFDLLMWLFGDVEKSEVYLSEPTKTSGFLELKNARVKWFLSIDKNDLPAESLQKGQRTFRSITIDNEAIEFSDGFTDLHTIVYRETLAGHGFGLDDARPSIELVHGIRNAKVVPIGDDAHPALQK
- a CDS encoding HD-GYP domain-containing protein, which encodes MLDTTIEQLKDRIKQSRLKEILSDELSSLLSEKPPGVSVDEFITAAAVLILKELKGELTSSQPGSANPFPSDIDCETIINGLLIGMRRDILESNLQMVKALGSAIAERDFGTSEHNLRVTIYAIHLAEQLDLGDNQIQALIKGSFLHDIGKIGLRDNTLLKKGQLSDDEFETVKKHVLLGTRIIQGVRWLEDAASVVQYHHERWDGSGYVEGLKGEAIPLVARIFTIADVFDALVSERTYKQALPIDEAIRAMHKDKGKRFDPNLLDAFLRISRDSYTEVVSMNRFGLEDTLLKAINRYFHFSATVDELRSSFGSKSEQQG
- a CDS encoding C1 family peptidase — protein: MLLPSAPSDKNKTPLSLLTIAILLLIFLIAPAIQAQLTQEDIDALRERGKEEGWTFTVGLCEANTKYSLEELCGFNRPDNWYDMAPHTTFTSLSTMAAPTLWDWREYDGVSAIKNQGNCGSCWAFGTLAPLECAIKIRDGISVDLAEQWLLSCNKDGWDCDGGFFAHDYLVSKNDLCRQTGAVMESDFPYAATELPCECPYERHYWIDSWAYIGNSYTVPATEDIKQAVMTYGPVSVGVFVNDAWYGYSGGIFNACEVGNTNHAVAIVGWDDNFQGSGVGVWIVKNSWGADWGDDGFIYMPYGCSLIGEGACYIEFDLPGFFFWADTTFGWAPVDVNFEAYSPLTVDSWHWDFGDGTTADVQIPPTHTYTENGSYDVSLQAVIGGETRTITKPVYVIAVADTIRGDNVTTDPDTDVEFVVYANNSAPIQYLKIPVEFGNTFGMTYDSFSTAGCRTDYFYRQDYLHYDIWFGKRLTLRLQTDPTAEPDLAPGEGPIVKLYFSVPSTAPIGSLATIQLDGYDIYLPAYYGEYADYQVPAYNGTVTVGAAGCCATVGDINHDGSIDPLDVTYFVDWIWKGGADIPCLDEADSNGDSEVDPLDLTYLVAYIWQSGPPPVGCP